A stretch of DNA from Curtobacterium sp. MCBD17_035:
CCCTGTCGACGCCGCCCGAGCAGGTGCTCATGGCGATCGACGAGGGCACGCCGGACATCTCCTGGATCTACGACATCGACTTCTCGCATCTCGACCACGTGGACGTCGTGTCGGGTGACAAAGCGTGGCAGATCGCCCTCGCCCTCGAGTTCGCCGGGGTGCGGATCGGCCGTGTGGAGCCTGATGTCGAGGCCGCGATCCGACTGATGTCCGGACTCGGAGCGACGACGTCCGGTACGAAGCACTTCATCGTCAACTACGAGATCATGATGCTGGCCCGCAAGGCCCTCGGTCATCCCGACCTGGAGAGGACGGCATGACGGCCGATTGCCTCACGATCCTGCACCTCTACCCGCGGCAGATGGGCGTCTCGGGCGACCGGGGGAACGTGACCGCCCTCGTCGCCCGCGCGGACGCCGCCGGGATCCCGACCGAGGTCGTGCGCCACGACGTCGGGGACAGCCTCCCGACGGACGCCGACGTCGTCGTGGTCGGCAACGGCCCGCTCAGCGCGATGCGCTCGCTCGGCGGGGACCCCGCCCGGCTCGCACCGTTCCTCCAGGACGCCGTCGCCGCCGGCGTGCCGCTCGTGGCGGTCGGTGGCGGCTACGACCTGGCGACCCGCGAGGTCGTCCCCACCGAGGGGACGCCGGTGACCGGCCTCGGGGTGTTCGACGCCCGCGCCGTGCGGGGCGCCGAGCGCCGGGTCAACTACTTCCTGCTCGACGTGCGTGCGACCCTGCCCGGCGGAGACCAACGCGTGGCGGGGTTCGAGGACCACGCGACCCGCATCGAGAACATCGATCCCACGGCGGTGTTCGCGGACGTCGTGTCGGGCGGCGGCAACCAGGACGGCACCGGCACCGAGGGCTCGGCGACCGCCGCGGCGTTCGGCACCCACACCCAGGGGCCGCTCCTGCCACTGAACCCGCACCTGACCGATGCGGTGTTGGCCGCCGCCACCGGTCGTCTGGGTCGCGAATACGCGCCGGATCCGGCCCGCACCGCCGCCGTGGACCGCTACGCTCGCGAGGCCCGCGCGGTGATCACGCGCTACGTCGACAAGGCGTTCAAGCGCATCGCCTGACGCGGTCGCGAGCGGCACACAGGCCGGGTACGCGAGAGGCCGGATCCCCGATGGGGATCCGGCCTCTGTTCGTCGGACCGACCGCGGCGATCGCCGTGGCGGGGCCGGGCGCTACTTGCTCTCGTAGAGACGGCTGGTCTCGTCGTGCCACTCGAGGGCGGTCGCGGCGAGCTTGTCCTTGAACTCGGCACCGTGGTGGGCGCAGAAGAGGAGCTCGCCGCTCGCCATCGTGGCTCGGATGTAGGCCTGCGCGCCGCAGCTGTCGCAGCGGTCGGCCGCCGTGAGCTGGTTGCTGCCGAGGTCGTCGATGGAGAGGTCCTGCACGGTCTGGGACATGGTGTGCTCCTCGTTGATCGGAGGCGGTGCCGGGGTTGGTGCGTCCATTTCAGCACGCGCTCCCTGGGATCCCCGCATTGTGGTCGCGCTGTTTCGCTGACCGCGGATTCCGTCGACGGTCACCTGCGCGTCGCGGACACCGCCGGGAGGCGCGGGTCGGCCGAGCGTCGTGCGCTCACGTCCGGGGTGGTGCGCCAGGAGCGTCACCGGTCGCGGGTAGCCTCGGCAGGTGAGTTCCGACTACAACGCCCGCCATCTCTCCGTGCTCGAAGGGCTCGAGGCGGTCCGCAAGCGTCCCGGGATGTACATCGGTTCGACGGACTCACGAGGGCTCATGCACTGCCTGTGGGAGATCATCGACAACTCCGTCGACGAGGCCCTCGCGGGCCACGGCGACGAGATCACGGTGCGGCTGCACGCGGACGGCAGCGTCGAGGTCGGGGACGTCGCGCGTGGCGTGCCCGTCGACGTCGAGCCGAAGACGGGGCTGACGGGCGTCGAGGTCGTGTTCACCAAGCTCCACGCGGGCGGCAAGTTCGGGTCCGGCTCGTACGCCGCGTCCGGCGGTCTGCACGGGGTCGGCGCATCCGTCGTGAACGCACTGTCGGAACGCCTCGACGTCGAGGTCGACCGCGGCGGCAAGACGTACGCGATGTCGTTCCACCGCGGTGAGCCCGGCGTGTTCGACGACGCTGCGGGCATCGGCCCGGACGCACCGTTCACCCCGTTCACCTCGGGCAGCGAGCTCCGATTGATCGGCAAGGTGAAGCGCGGCGTCACCGGCACGCGCGTCCGGTACTGGGCCGACCGGCAGATCTTCACCGCCGACGCGGTGTTCCAGCTCGGCGACCTGACGAACCGGGCGCGGCAGACGGCGTTCCTCGTGCCGGGTCTCGGCATCACCATCACCGACGAACGCCCGCACGCGATCGCCGCGGCGTCCCGGCTCGCCGAGGGGCAGGGCGCCGAGCGGCTCGAGGGACCGGTCGTCGAGCGGTTCCGGTTCGACGGTGGCATCAGCGA
This window harbors:
- a CDS encoding glutamine amidotransferase; amino-acid sequence: MTADCLTILHLYPRQMGVSGDRGNVTALVARADAAGIPTEVVRHDVGDSLPTDADVVVVGNGPLSAMRSLGGDPARLAPFLQDAVAAGVPLVAVGGGYDLATREVVPTEGTPVTGLGVFDARAVRGAERRVNYFLLDVRATLPGGDQRVAGFEDHATRIENIDPTAVFADVVSGGGNQDGTGTEGSATAAAFGTHTQGPLLPLNPHLTDAVLAAATGRLGREYAPDPARTAAVDRYAREARAVITRYVDKAFKRIA